The proteins below come from a single Notamacropus eugenii isolate mMacEug1 chromosome 7, mMacEug1.pri_v2, whole genome shotgun sequence genomic window:
- the LOC140513502 gene encoding olfactory receptor 4F6-like, which produces MDGSNESVVYEFVLLGLTSSQEMRGFLFMFFSVFYVASMLGNLLIILTVLADIRLHSPMYFLLANLSFIDTCICSIATPKMISDLFRKRKVISWNGCITQMFFIHTVGGTEMVLLIVMAFDRYIAICKPLHYLTIMSLRRCILFLMVSWIIGFIHSMLQLAFVVHLPFCGPNKVDSFYCDFPRFIKLACMDTYRLEFLVTANSGFISIGTFFILIVSYIFILVTVCKHSSVGSSKALSTLSAHITVVIFFFGPCIIVYVWPFPTLPIDKFLAIFDALITPFMNPVIYTFRNKEMKVAMRKLLSNIIISRKLS; this is translated from the coding sequence ATGGATGGATCAAATGAGTCTGTAGTGTATGAGTTTGTTCTGTTGGGACTCACGAGTTCTCAGGAGATGCGAGGTTTTCTGTTTATGTTCTTCTCAGTGTTTTATGTGGCAAGCATGTTAGGAAACCTCCTCATTATACTAACAGTTCTTGCTGATATTCGATTGCACTCACCCATGTACTTTCTTCTGGCTAACCTCTCTTTCATTGACACATGTATTTGCAGTATTGCAACCCCTAAAATGATTTCTGATCTCTTCAGAAAGCGCAAAGTCATCTCTTGGAATGGCTGCATCACCCAGATGTTCTTTATTCACACTGTTGGGGGTACTGAGATGGTGCTCCTTATAGTTATGGCCTTTGATCGATACATTGCAATTTGTAAACCTCTTCACTACCTGACCATTATGAGCCTGAGAAGGTGCATCTTGTTTTTGATGGTATCTTGGATTATTGGCTTTATCCATTCTATGTTGCAGTTGGCTTTTGTTGTACACTTACCTTTCTGTGGTCCTAATAAAGTAGATAGTTTTTATTGTGATTTCCCTAGATTCATCAAACTTGCCTGTATGGATACCTATAGACTGGAGTTCTTGGTCACTGCTAACAGTGGCTTCATCTCCATAGGCACTTTCTTCATATTGAttgtttcttatatttttatcctgGTCACTGTTTGTAAACACTCTTCGGTTGGTTCATCCAAAGCCCTCTCCACCCTGTCAGCTCACATCACAGTAGTGATCTTTTTCTTTGGTCCATGCATCATTGTTTATGTATGGCCATTCCCCACTTTGCCAATAGATAAATTTCTTGCTATTTTTGATGCACTTATCACCCCTTTTATGAATCCTGTCATCTATACATTCAGGAATAAAGAGATGAAGGTAGCAATGAGGAAGCTGTTGAGTAACATCATCATTTCCAGGAAGTTGTCTTAA